DNA from Pseudomonas putida:
AACGCAAAAAGCCCTGAATAATCAGGGCTTTGAATATGGCGGAAGCGTAGAGATTCGAACTCTAGGATAGTTGCCCATCGACGGTTTTCAAGACCGTTGCCTTAAACCACTCGGCCACGCTTCCAGCTCGTTTTGCGGCCGCCATCATACCGTAATGAAACACGCTGTCAAACTCTCTGTGTCGCGGGTTGCAGGAGCTCTGATAGACTCCTAGCATCTGAACGTTCGAAACCACAGGTTTACCAAGGAGTGTCGCCATGCGCGAACAGGATTACGCCGTACACCACGGCCAGCAGGTCGAGCAGCAGGAGATCAGCAAGGTCCTGCGCAACACGTACAGCCTGCTGGCGCTTACCCTCGCCTTCAGCGGTGTCATGGCTTTCGTTGCCCAGCAGATGCGTGTCGGCTACCCGAACGTGTTCGTGGTGCTGATCGGCTTCTACGGGCTGTTCTTCCTTACCAATAAACTGCGTGATTCCGCCTGGGGCCTGGTGTCCACCTTCGCCCTCACCGGCTTCATGGGCTTCATTCTCGGCCCAATCCTCAACCGTTACCTGGGCATGGCCGGTGGCGCTGAAGTGGTCAGCTCGGCATTCGCCATGACTGCGCTGGTATTTGGTGGTCTGTCGGCCTATGTGCTGATTACCCGCAAGGACATGAGCTTCCTCAGCGGCTTCATCACTGCTGGCTTCTTTGTTCTGCTGGGCGCTGTCGTGGCCAGCTTCTTCTTCCAGATCAGCGGCCTGCAGCTGGCGATCAGCGCTGGTTTCGTGCTGTTCTCGTCGGTGTGCATCCTGTTCCAGACCAGCGCGATCATTCATGGTGGCGAGCGCAACTACATCATGGCGACCATCAGCTTGTATGTTTCGATCTACAACCTGTTCGTCAGCCTGCTGCAGCTGTTTGGCATCATGGGTCGTGATGACTGATTGACTGGTGTAAGAGAAAGCCCGCCTCGGCGGGCTTTTTTTGCACCCAGTGGATTGACTTAAAAGTCAGCTTATTGGATGCATACCCGCCGATCATGCCGCTATCGTGCTTTTCTCTACCGTAATCCTCCGTCACCCCGTAGAATGCGCTCCTTTTTCTTCCGGGGCAGCTTTCAGCAATGAGCTCACACGAACACAGCCCAGGCGCAGCGGCGCCTGCCAATGAACTGGTGCTTGGCCTTGAGGACAAGCCACGGCTGTTGATCGGCCTGCTGGCAGCCCTGCAGCACCTGCTGGCGATCATTGTGCCGATCGTCACCCCTGGCCTGCTGATCTGCCAGGCGCTGGGCGTTTCGGCGCGTGATACCAACCTGATCGTTTCCATGTCGCTGGTGATCTCCGGTATTGCCACCTTCGTCCAGTGCAAACGCTTCGGCCCATTTGGCGCCGGGCTGCTGATCGTTCAGGGCACCAGCTTCAATTTCGTAGGCCCGCTGATTGCCGGCGGCGCGCTAATGGTCAAGCAAGGCACGCCCGTTGAAGGGGTGATGGCGGCCATTTTTGGTGTGGTGATTGCGGGCTCGTTCGTCGAGATGGGGGTGTCGCGCATTCTGCCCTTCGTCAAACGCCTGATCACCCCGCTGGTGACGGGCATCGTCGTGCTGATGATCGGCCTGACCTTGATCAAGGTAGGCCTGATAAGCATGGGTGGCGGCTTTGGTGCCATGGCCAACGGCACCTTCGCCAATGGCGAAAACCTGCTGCTGTCGGGCGTGGTGCTGGCGATTATCGTGATCCTTAACCGCATTCCCGTGGTGTGGATGCGCAGTTGTGCCATCGTCATCGCCCTGGCGGTCGGCTACGCGCTGGCCGGCTACATGGGCCGCCTGGACTTCACCGGCATGCACGAGGCCGCGCTGTTCCAGGTGCCGACGCCGCTGCACTTCGGCCTGGGCTTTTCCTGGGCGCTGTTCATTCCGATGCTGGTGATTTACCTGGTCACTTCGCTGGAAGCCATTGGTGACGTGACCGCCACCAGCAAGGTGTCGCGCCAGCCGGTCGAAGGGCCGGTATGGATGCAGCGGATCAAGGGCGGTGTACTGGTCAACGGCGCCAACTCGCTGCTGGCCGGCTTGTTCAACACCTTCCCTAGTTCGATCTTTGCCCAGAACAACGGGGTAATTCAGCTGACCGGGATTGCCAGCCGCCATATCGGTATGTGGATTGCCGTGATGCTGGTGCTGCTGGGGCTGTTCCCAGCGTTGCCGGGGTGATCCAGGCGGTGCCAGAGCCGGTGCTGGGTGGCGCGGCCATGGTGATGTTCGGGGCGGTTGCGGCTTCGGGCATCAACATTCTGGCCAGCACCCGGCTGGATCGTCGCGCGCTGCTGATCATTGCCGTGTCGTTGGCACTGGGCCTGGGTGTGGCGCAGGTGCCGGAGTTCCTGGCGCACATGCCGGCGGCGATTCGCAATGTGCTGGAGTCGGGTGTGGCCACCGGGGGGATCTGTGCCCTGGTGCTGAACTGGTTCTTGCCGGAAAGCAAGGAACAGGCGTAAGTCTGGTGTCTACCTGTTAGGGCCATGGGGGGCTGCCATGCAGCCCATCGCGACACAAGGCCGCTCCTGCAAGGGATCGCACAGGCCTGGGGAATCAATAGAAGCCCGCGCCGCTTGCACAAGCGGGCGCGGGCTTTTTTGCTTTATCATGGCAGCATTCCTTTGCATGAGTTATCCATGAAATTCGCTATCGCGGTGTTCTCCCGGCCCATGCGCCCTCCTCGCGGCGTGCCTTGCGCTATGCCGAGGCAGTGCTGGCCGGCGGGCATGAGATTGCCCGGCTGTTCTTCTATCAGGACGGGGTGCACAGTGCCTCGGCCAACGTGGTCGCCCCCCAGGACGAACTGGACGTGGCTGGCCAGTGGCGTACCTTTATCGAGACCCACCAGTTGGACGCCGTGGTGTGCATCGCCGCTGCCCTGCGCCGTGGCGTGCTCGATGAAGCCGAAGCCAACCGTTACCAGCGCCCGGCCGTGAACCTGCCCAAACCTTGGGAACTGTCGGGGCTTGGCCAACTGCATGAAGCGGCGCAGGTTGCTGACCGCCTTGTCTGCTTCGGAGGCGATTGAAATGGCTAAATCCATGTTGATCATCAGCCGCCAGGCCCCGTGGAACGGCCCATCGGCCCGTGAGGCACTGGACATCGCCCTGGCCGGCGGGGCATTCGACCTGCCGCTGGGCATGCTGTTTCTGGACGACGGCGTGTTCCAGCTCGCTCCCGGCCAGCAACCCACCGAGGTGCAACAGAAGAACCTGGCCGCTAACCTGCAAGCGCTGCCGATGTTCGGTGTAGAGGAACTGTTCGCTTGCAGCCACAGCCTCACCCGCCGCGGCCTGGCAGCCGATACCCTGGCACTGCCGGTGCAAGTGCTCGATGACGCGGCCTTGTCCGCGCTGATCGCCCGTTTTGACCAGGTGATAACACTTTGATGACGACCCTGCATGTAAATTGCCCACTCCCCGTTTGGCGACGAGCGCCTGGCCAGCTGCCTGCGCCTGCTCGGAGCCGACGACGCGCTGCTACTGTGCGGCGATGCGGTGTATGCCCTGCGCTGCGGCAGCGAGCCGCACCGCCAGCTGCAAGGTGCCGGCCTAGCCACACGCCTGTTCGCCCTGAACGAAGACCTGCAAGCCCGCGCCATCGACAACGAACTGGCCAAAGCCGTGGACTACGCCGGGTTCGTCGAACTGTCGCTTCACTACGACAAGGTCAATAGCTGGCTATGAGTACGCTCACCGTTGGCGATCAAGCGATCGCCCTGGACAAGGACGGCTTCCTGGTCGACCTGCAAGACTGGTCCCACGCTGCTGCCGAGGCCTTGGCCGAACGCGAAGGCATCCTGCTGACGGCGGACCACTGGGAGATCCTCGAACTGTTGCGCCAGTTCTACCAGGAATTCCAGCTGTCCCCGGCCACGCGCCCGCTGATCAAGTACACGGCGCTGAAACTGGGCCCGGACAAGGGCAACAGCCCGCACCTGAACCGCCTGTTCAACGGCACCCCCGCCAAACTCGCCGCCAAGCTGGCGGGCCTGCCCAAGCCGACCAACTGCATATGACCGACCCTCGTCCGCTCACCCTGGAAACTCCCGCCGAACACCCGTTCGCCGAATTCGTGCGCATTCTCGGCAAAGGCAAGCGCGGTGCGCGCGGCCTGACCCGCGAAGAAGCCCGTGCTGCCATGACCCTGCTGCTGGAAGGCAAGGTCGAAGACACTCAGCTGGGCGCCTTCCTCATGCTGCTGCGGCACAAGGAAGAAAGCGCCGAAGAACTGGCCGGCTTCACCGAGGCCCTGCGCTCCCACCTGCAGGCACCGCGCATCGCCGTGGACCTGGACTGGCCCACTTACGCCGGCAAGAAGCGCCACCTGCCCTGGTACCTGTTGGCTGCCAAGTGCCTGGCCAACAATGGCGTGCGCATCCTGATGCACGGCGGTGGCGCGCACACCGCCGGGCGCATGTACAGCGAACAGTTGCTCGAACGGTTGCAGATCCCGCTGTGCCGCGATTGGGATGCAGTCGGCAACGCACTGGACCAGCATCAGTTGGCGTTCTTCCCGCTGCACGATTGGGCGCCGCAATTGCAGCGCATGATCGACCTGCGCAACACCTTGGGCCTGCGCTCACCGATCCACTCGCTGGCCCGGGTGCTCAACCCGCTGGGTGCGCGCTGTGGCCTGCAAAGCATCTTCCATCCCGGCTATCAGGCCGTGCACCGCGAGGCTAGCCGGCTGCTGGGCGATCATGCCGTGGTGATCAAGGGCGACGGTGGCGAGATCGAGGTCAACCCTGATGTCATCAGCCACCTCTACGGCACCACGGCGGGCGAAGCGTGGGACGAAGAGTGGCCAGCGCTGAGCGAGCGCCGACATGTCAAACCGCCCAGCCTGCAGGCCGAACAGTTGCTGGCGTTCTGGCGTGGCGAGATTGAAGACAGCTATGGCGAGAAGGCCGTCATCGCCACCATGGCCCTGGCATTGCGGGGCTTAGGGCGGGACCGCGAACAAGCGTTTGCGACAGCTCAAGGCTATTGGAACACGCGAAACCGATCGATTTAACCGATCGTATAACCCCGATCTTTGCGCTATTTGTTCGAACGATTTGGCCTAGACTGGGCTCCAACGAGAAATCACTTTGTACCGAGGAGCTCACTCATGGGCCTTTTGATCGACGGCCGCTGGCATGACCAGTGGTATGAAAACGGCAAGGACGGTACGTTCAAACGCGAAAACGCCCAACGCCGCAATCAACTCCCCGCCCCCGAAGCCGGCCGTTACCACCTGTACGTCTCGCTGGCCTGCCCATGGGCTCATCGCACCCTGATCTTGCGCACCCTCAAAGGCCTTGAGCCATTGATCGATGTGTCGGTGGTCAGTTGGCTGATGCAAGACCATGGCTGGACCTTCGACCAGCAGCAAGGCTCCAGCGGCGACCACCTTGGCGCCCTGCAGTATCTGCACCAGCGCTATACCCAGGATGACCCGCATTACACCGGCCGGGTGACCGTGCCTGTCCTGTGGGACAAGAAAGAGCAGCGCATCGTCAACAACGAATCGTCGGAGATCATCCGTATCTTCAACAGCGCGTTCAACGAGCTGACTGGCAACACCCTGGATTTGTACCCGAACCACTGCGACCGGTCATCGAGGCGCTGAACGAGCGCATTTATCCGGCGGTGAACAACGGCGTTTACCGGGCAGGCTTTGCCACCACGCAAGACGCCTACGAAGCGGCGTTTGATGATGTGTTCAACGAACTGGATTACCTGGAAGACTTGCTAAGCCGCAATCGCTACCTGGCGGGCGAGTACCTGACTGAGGCCGATGTACGCCTGTTCACCACGCTTGTGCGCTTCGATGCGGTGTACCACGGGCACTTCAAGTGCAACCTGCGGCGCCTGAGCGACTACCACAACCTGTCGAACTGGCTGCGCGAGCTGTACCAGTGGCCAGGGGTAGCGGCCACTGTGGATATGGAGCATATACAGAAGCACTACTACATGAGCCACAAGACCATCAACCCGAACGGGATAGTGCCTAAAGGGCCTTTGCTGGACTTTGGCGCGCCGCATGATCGGGAGCGGCTGGTGGGCAAGGGGATTTGGCAGGCTTGAGAAAGCCGGGGCTGCTTTGCAGCCCCAGCATTGTCAGCTGTTCTGCGAACCTTCGAACCAGGCCAGCTTTTCACGCAACTGCACCACTTCCCCGACAATTACCAGGGTTGGCGCATGCACTTCATGCTGGGCCACCAGGCCCGGCAGGTCTGCCAGGGTACCGGTGAACACCCGCTGGTTTCGCGTCGTCCCCTGCTGAACCAAAGCAGCCGGTGTGCTGGCCGCTCGCCCATGGCGAATCAACTCGGCGCAAATGGTCGGCAAACCCACCAACCCCATGTAGAACACCAAGGTCTGCGCTGGCGCCACCAGGTCATTCCACGGCAAGTTGCTGGTGCCATCCTTCAGGTGCCCGGTGACGAAACGCACCGACTGGGCATAGTCGCGGTGAGTCAGCGGAATGCCGCCATAAGCGGAACAGCCACTGGCCGCCGTGATGCCCGGCACCACCTGGAACGGGATGCCATGCTCGGCCAGCTCCTCGATCTCTTCGCCTCCCCGGCCGAAGATGAACGGGTCGCCACCCTTCAGGCGCAGCACCCGCTTGCCCTGCTGGGCCAGATCGACCAGCAGGCGGTTGATCTGATCCTGCGGCACGGCATGCTCAGCGCGGCGCTTGCCCACGTAGATGCGCTCGGCATCCCGCCGGCACATCTCGATAATAGCTGGCGCCACCAGGCGGTCGTACAGCACCACATCGGCCTGCTGCATCAGGCGCAAGGCTCGGAAGGTCAGCAAGTCCGGATCGCCCGGGCCAGCACCTACCAAGTACACCTCACCGCCCTGCTGCACCGGCGCGCCTTCTACCATCGCCTGCAACAGGCGCTCGGCTTCAGCGCCCTGCCCGGCCAGCTGGCGCTCGGCGATCGGCCCCTGGAACACGGTTTCCCAGAAGCCGCGGCGCTGATTGACGTCTGGGTACAAGGATTTGACCTTGTGCCGGAAACGCGCCGCCAGCCCGGCCAGCTCGCCGTAGGCCGAAGGGATCCACGCCTCCAGCTTGGCGCGAATCAAGCGCGCCAGCACTGGGGCATCACCACCGCTGGAAACCGCAATCACCAGCGGCGAGCGGTCGACGATCGCCGGGAAGATCACCGTGCACAGGGCCGGCGCATCCACCACGTTGACCGGCAGGCTGAGGGCCTGCGCATCGGCCGACACCTGGGCATTGAGCCCAGGGTCGTCGGTAGCCGCGATCACCAGCCGGCAACCGACAAGGTCGGCTGCCTGATAGCCACGCACCAGCACCTCACCGCCACCTTCCCGGGCCAACGCGGCCAACTGGCCGTCGACGTCCGGCGCCACCACGCGCAGCACACCGCCGGCATCGGCCAGCAGGCGCGCCTTGCGCAAGGCGATCTCACCGCCGCCGACGACCAGCACGCGGCCGCCCTGCAGCTTGTGGAACAGCGGCAGGTAATTCATTTAGCGGATGACCTCGACGCCGCCCATGTACGGCTTCAGCACTTCCGGCACCAGGATCGAGCCGTCGGCCTGCTGGTAGTTTTCCAATACGGCAACCAAGGTACGGCCTACGGCCAGGCCAGAGCCGTTGAGGGTGTGCACCAGTTCTGGCTTGCCGGTTTCCGGGTTACGCCAGCGGGCCTGCATGCGGCGCGCCTGGAAGTCGCCGCAGTTGGAGCACGAGCTGATTTCGCGGTACTTGTCCTGGCTCGGCACCCACACTTCCAGGTCGTAGGTTTTCACTGCACCAAAGCCCATGTCGCCGGTGCACAGGGCCAGCACGCGGTACGGCAGCTCCAGCAACTGCAGCACGCGCTCAGCGTTGGCAGTCAGGCCTTCCAAGGCTTCCATCGATTTGGCCGGCTCTACCACCTGGACCATCTCGACCTTGTCGAACTGGTGCTGGCGGATCATGCCGCGGGTGTCGCGGCCGGAAGCACCGGCTTCGCTGCGGAAGCATGGGGTGTGGGCAACCAGTTTCAGCGGCAGTTGCTTGGCGTCGAGGATTTCACCCGCTACCAGGTTGGTCAGCGACACTTCGGCGGTCGGGATCAGGTAGAAGTCAGCCTCGCCTTCGCGGGTGATCTTGAACAGGTCTTCCTCGAACTTGGGCAGCTGGCCGGTGCCCTGTAGGGCCGGAGCCTGCACCAGGTAAGGGGTGTAGTGTTCCTCGTAGCCGTGCTCGCCGGTGTGCAGGTTGATCATGAACTGCGCCAGGGCGCGGTGCAGGCGGGCGATCGGGCCACGCAGCACAGCGAAACGGGCGCCGGACAGCTTGGCAGCCGCTTCGAAGTCCAGGCCACCGCTGACTTCACCAAGGGCGACGTGGTCCTTGATTTCGAAGTCGAACGCCTTCGGCGTGCCCCAACGGCGCACTTCGACGTTGTCGTCTTCGCTGGCACCGACCGGTACGCTCGCGTCCGGCAGGTTGGGGATGGTCAGCAGAATGCCGTCCAGCTCGGCCTGGATACCGTCCAGCTCAAGCTTGCCGGCGGCCAGTTCATTGGCCATGCGCTCGACGTCGGCCATCAGCGGCGCGATGTCTTCGCCCTTGGCCTTGGCCTGACCGATGGACTTGGAGCGGGCGTTACGCTCGGCCTGCAGTTGCTCGGTGCGGGTCTGCACCGCCTTGCGGCGTTCTTCCAGTGATTCGATGCGCGCGACATCCAGGCTGAAGCCACGGGAGGCCAGGCGATCCGCCACTTCCTGAAGTTGGCCGCGTAACAGTTTGGAATCGAGCATATCGTTCTCTCGTTATATGTAAGTGTTGGTTCAGAATCGGGTCAGGGACAGGCCAGCCCAGGTTGCAAGCAGCCCACCCACCACGCTGATACTGGTATAGCCCAAGGCAAGGGGCACTTGCCCGCTTTCCATCAGGCGCACGGTATCGAGCGAGAAAGAGGAAAAGGTTGTCAGGCCACCGAGGAAGCCGACAATCAAGCCAGCGCGCAATTCGATCGGCGCCAGCGGCTTGTGCAAGAACAAGCCATAGAGCAGGCCGATCAGCAGGCAGCCAACCAGGTTGACCGCCAGCGTACCGGCATAGAAGTGCCGTGGCCAGTGGGCCGCGACCCAATTGGCGGTAGCGAAGCGCAACAAAGTGCCAGCAACACCGCCCGCGCTGACCGCGGCAATGAGTGCGATCATGGTTTTCTCCGCTGACGGGGGCTGTTTCGGTCCAGGTCGGCCAAGTGGCGCAGTTTCTCGCCAATTTTCAGTTCCAGGCCACGGGGCACTGGCTGGTAGTACTGGCGTGGCTCCAGCTCATCGGGGAAGTAATCCTCACCGGCGGCGTAGGCGTCGGGTTCATCGTGGGCGTAGCGGTACTCGTCACCATAGCCCAGTTGCTTCATCAGCTTGGTCGGGGCATTGCGCAGGTGCAGCGGCACTTCCAGCGACCCATGTTCGGCGGCTTCTCGCAGCGCCGTCTTGAAGCCCATGTACACCGCGTTGCTCTTGGGCGCACAGGCCAGGTAGGTGATGGCCTGGGCCACCGCCAGCTCACCCTCGGGGCTGCCAAGGCGCTCCTGCACGTCCCAGGCTGCCAGGCACAGGCTGAGCGCGCGCGGGTCGGCATTACCGATGTCCTCGCTGGCCATACGCACCACGCGGCGGGCGATGTACAGCGGGTCGCAGCCGCCGTCGAGCATGCGGGCGAACCAATACAAAGCGCCATCAGGGTTGGAGCCGCGCACCGATTTGTGCAACGCGGAAATCTGGTCGTAGAACGCCTCGCCGCCCTTGTCGAAACGGCGACGGCTGTCACCCAGCAGGCTCTGCAGCATCTCGACGTCGATCTCGCTGCCATCTTCGGCCAGGTCCGAAGCGTTCTCGAGGAAATTGAGCATGCGCCGGCCATCACCGTCGGCGGCGGCCATCAGCATCTTGAAAGCTTCGTCACCCACCCGCAGGTTGCGCTTGCCCAGGCCACGCTCTTCGGTCAGCGCACGGTTGACCAGCTTGCGCAGGGCCGCCTCGTCCAGGCTCTTGAGCACGTAGACCCGCGCCCGCGACAACAACGCGTTGTTCAGCTCGAACGACGGGTTTTCGGTGGTGGCGCCGATGAACAGCAGTGTGCCGTCTTCCACATAGGGTAGAAAGGCGTCCTGCTGCGACTTGTTGAAACGGTGCACTTCGTCAACGAACAAGATGGTGCGGCGGCCATATTGACCAGCCTGCTGCTTGGCCACCTCCACCGCCTGGCGAATCTCTTTCACCCCAGCCAGCACCGCCGACACCGTTTCGAAGTGCGCATCGCAGAACTGCGCGAGCAGCCGCGCCAGGGTGGTTTTGCCCACCCCAGGCGGCCCCCAGAAAATCATCGAGTGCAGCGCACCCTGCTCCAGCGCCTCGCGCAGCGGTTTACCGCGCGCCAGCAGGTGCTCCTGGCCAACGTATTCATCCAGGTTGGACGGGCGCAGGCGGGCGGCCAGGGGCTGAGCGACGGGTTCGCTTCGAAACAGGTCCATGACGGGCTCTGGTTACTCCTTGATCACGTCGGCGCCTTTGGGGATGTCGAACGTGAACTTGCTGTCCGGCACCGCCTGGTTGGCCTTGACGCCATTGAACAGGATGTTGGTGCGCTGACCAACACTGTCGATCAATTGCATGTCATTGATCAGGCCCTTGCGGAACGAGACGCGCAGCGAATCGAACAGCGTGTCCTTGGTCTTGGGCTTGAGGGTGAAGTCCATTACTTCGCCCTGCTCCTTCGAGGCGATATCGAAACTCTGGCTGATCTTCGACACGTCACCGGACAGCAGCAGAGCCGGGGTCTGGTTCAGACGCACGTCGAGCTTCTTGATGGTGGCCTGCTCCAGGTCCGGGTCCCACAGGGTGACGTTCTTGCCATCCGACACCACCACCTGCTCCTGCGGCGCATCGGTGTGCCAGTAGAACAGGCCTGGGCGCTTGACCGTCATCTTGCCCGAGGTTTCCTGCAAGCTGGTGCCATCGGCGCCCAGGGTCAGCTGGGAAAAGTTGGCCTCGATGGTCTGCGACTTCTCCAGCAGCTGGGTCAAGCGTTGTACATCTTGCTCACCGGCATAAGCCGTAACAGTGCCCAGAGCCAGGGCAGAAACCAACAGCATGCGAATCGCGCGCATGGGAATCCTCATTGAGCGTTGAAAAGGCCGGGCACCACCGTTGGCGCCCGACAGGGTGTTCATCAGTCGCGCGGGCCACCTGGGGCAATCACTTCCCGCGAGCCGTTACTGTTCATCGGGGTGACGACGCCAGCCATCTCCATCGACTCGATCATGCGCGCAGCACGGTTGTAGCCGATCTTCAACTTGCGTTGCACTGCAGAAATGGAAGCACGACGGCTCTCAAGCACGAATTGCACCGCTTCATCATACAGTGCATCGGTTTCGGCATCGTCACCATCGCCACCACCGCCGCCGCCATCGAAGCCGCTGCCGGCCTCTTCGACGCCGTTGAGGATGTCGTCGTTGTAGTCCGGGGCGCCGCGCAGCTTCCACGCTTCGACCGTGCGGTGCACTTCGTCGTCGGAAACGAACGCACCGTGCACGCGGATTGGCAGGCTGGTGCCCGGCGGCATGTACAGCATGTCGCCGTGGCCCAGCAACTGCTCGGCGCCGCCTTGGTCGATGATGGTGCGCGAGTCGATCTTGCTCGACACCTGGAACGCCATACGGGTCGGAATGTTGGCCTTGATCAGGCCGGTGATCACGTCCACCGACGGGCGCTGCGTGGCGAGGATCAGGTGGATACCGGCTGCCCGCGCCTTCTGCGCGATACGGGCAATCAGCTCTTCGACCTTCTTACCGACGATCATCATCATGTCGGCGAACTCGTCCACCACCACCACGATGGTCGGCAGGGTTTTCAGTGTAGGCGGCTCGTCGTCCATGCTCTCGCGGCGATACAGCGGATCATGGATGACTTCACCGGCTTCCTGGGCGTCCTTGATCTTGCGGTTGAAGCCAGCCAGGTTACGCACGCCCATGGCCGCCATCAGCTTGTAGCGCCGTTCCATCTCGGCCACGCTCCAGCGCAAGGCGTTGGCGGCGTCCTTCATATCGGTGACCACCGGGCACAGAAGGTGCGGGATGCCTTCGTAGATGGACAGTTCGAGCATTTTCGGGTCGATCATGATCAGCCGCGCGTCTTCCGGGCTGGATTTGAACAGGATCGACAGAATCATCGCGTTGACACCCACCGACTTACCAGAACCCGTAGTACCGGCCACCAGCAGGTGCGGCATCTTCGCCAGGTCGGTGATCACCGGCTTGCCGCCGATGTCGTGGCCCAAGGCCAGGGTGACCGGCGATTTCTGCTCGTCGAACTGCGGCGTGGCCAGCACTTCGGAGAAGCGCACCATCTGGCGGTTTTCGTTGGGGATCTCGATACCGACGGTGGTCTTGCCAGGGATGACCTCGACAACCCGCACGCTGGTCACGGCCAGCGAACGCGCCAGGTCCTTTGCCAGGTTGGCGATGCGGCTGACCTTCACACCGGCGGCCGGTTGGATTTCGTAGCGGGTAATCACCGGGCCCGGGTGGATCGAGTCCACCGCCACTTCCACACC
Protein-coding regions in this window:
- a CDS encoding DNA translocase FtsK, producing the protein MKKSTATPAPLPVPLWRQQLHYRLKEGALIAVGALCLYLWMALLTYDTSDPGFSHTSNVDQVQNAAGRAGAYFADILFMVLGYFAYIFPLLLAVKTWQIFRERHQPWDWSGWLFSWRLIGLVFLVLSGAALAHIHFHPPASLPFSAGGALGESLGDLARNLLNVQGSTLMFIALFLFGLTVFTDLSWFKVMDLTGKITLDLFELVQGAANRWWEARNERKRLEAQLREDEPVVRAAPMATEKREPAKPALRERIFKREESPAPVVEPREPTLGREPAAPPREPTLAREPVVPRDAVVPRAQPATPMIVPPAADKAPEPSKRVMKEKQAPLFVDSAVEGTLPSISILDPAEQKKIEYSPESLAGVGQLLEIKLKEFGVEVAVDSIHPGPVITRYEIQPAAGVKVSRIANLAKDLARSLAVTSVRVVEVIPGKTTVGIEIPNENRQMVRFSEVLATPQFDEQKSPVTLALGHDIGGKPVITDLAKMPHLLVAGTTGSGKSVGVNAMILSILFKSSPEDARLIMIDPKMLELSIYEGIPHLLCPVVTDMKDAANALRWSVAEMERRYKLMAAMGVRNLAGFNRKIKDAQEAGEVIHDPLYRRESMDDEPPTLKTLPTIVVVVDEFADMMMIVGKKVEELIARIAQKARAAGIHLILATQRPSVDVITGLIKANIPTRMAFQVSSKIDSRTIIDQGGAEQLLGHGDMLYMPPGTSLPIRVHGAFVSDDEVHRTVEAWKLRGAPDYNDDILNGVEEAGSGFDGGGGGGDGDDAETDALYDEAVQFVLESRRASISAVQRKLKIGYNRAARMIESMEMAGVVTPMNSNGSREVIAPGGPRD